A single Calypte anna isolate BGI_N300 chromosome 5A, bCalAnn1_v1.p, whole genome shotgun sequence DNA region contains:
- the LOC115598426 gene encoding uncharacterized protein LOC115598426 gives MNPASDIKRGFAFVPKHRPTKQFFLQHKIRFAHEKEEEHIPLYPDTRRVQSSHHVSKKIPGKGTAASRRRGLPSTQGDRHNPRLRRRLARTSRPRTRPPPSPPPLTAGPRNRGGAAPAGTARPGPRRPPPAAANLSRSRTGRYAAGKRPRTRSATPREHGAGKPKPPNTYRYRHHRRSLTSRSLRRFCYCCHRFSPSSESFTRSG, from the exons ATGAATCCAGCCAGTGATATCAAAAGAGGCTTTGCTTTTGTCCCTAAACACCGTCCTACAAAGCAGTTCTTCCTGCAGCACAAAATCAGGTTTGCTCATGAA AAAGAGGAGGAGCACATTCCCTTGTATCCTGATACCAGACGCGTTCAAAGCTCTCACCACGTAAGTAAAAAAATCCCTGGAAAGGGCACTGCCGCCTCTCGCAGGCGAGGCCTCCCAAGCACCCAGGGGGACAGGCACAACCCGCGGCTTCGGCGGAGACTCGCAAGGACCTCCCGGCCCCGCACCAggcctcctcccagcccccccccgCTGACTGCCGGGCCCAGAAACCGAGGCGGGGCGGCACCCGCTGGGACAGCGCGGCCCGGACCGCGGAGGCCCCCGCCGGCCGCAGCGAACCTAAGCCGGTCCCGCACGGGGCGCTACGCGGCAGGGAAGCGGCCACGGACCAGATCCGCCACGCCCCGAGAGCACGGAGCCGGCAAGCCCAAGCCGCCCAACACCTACCGGTACCGGCACCACCGCCGCTCCCTCACGTCCCGCAGCCTCCGCCGCTTCTGCTACTGCTGCCACCG CTTTAGTCCCTCAAGTGAATCATTCACAAGGTCTGGATGA